In the Ipomoea triloba cultivar NCNSP0323 chromosome 6, ASM357664v1 genome, one interval contains:
- the LOC116022304 gene encoding uncharacterized protein LOC116022304 has product MAMTETKNGKEVIRLERESVIPILKPKLIMTLADLIEHSSDRAEFLKLCKRVEYTIRAWYLLQFEDLMQLYSLFDPVYGAQKLEQQNLNSDEIDILEQNFLTYLFQIMDKSNFKIATDEEIEVAQSGQYLLNLPITVDESKLDKKILKKYFAEHPAENLPEFADKYVIFRRGIGIDRTTDYFFMEKVDMLIARLWGWLLKKTRLDALFRRSKRSRRRQREDPKKDDEIIDDTVDEDLYVERIRIENLEISFRKLLSKITIQEPTFDRIIVVYRLASPKTKSERGIYVKHFKNIPMADMEIVLPEKKNPSLTPMDWVKFLASAVVGLVAVVGSVELPKADLWVMFAILSTVIGYIAKTYFTFQQNMATYQNLITQSMYDKQLDSGRGTLLHLCDDVIQQEVKEVIISFFILMEQGKATLQDLDLRCEELIKEEFGVSCNFDVDDAVQKLEKLGIITRDTIGRYFCVGLKRANEIIGTTTEELVLKAKQGTIASS; this is encoded by the exons ATGGCTATGACGGAGACCAAGAATGGCAAAGAGGTGATCCGATTGGAGCGCGAGTCTGTAATTCCAATCCTCAAGCCTAAGCTTATCATGACTCTTGCCGATCTCATTG AACATTCTTCTGACCGTGCTGAATTTTTGAAGCTCTGCAAAAGGGTTGAGTACACAATTCGTGCCTGGTATCTCTTGCAGTTCGAGGATCTCATG CAACTCTACTCCTTATTTGATCCTGTGTATGGCGCTCAAAAACTGGAACAGCAGAACTTGAATTCAGATGAAATTGACATTCTTGAACAGAATTTCTTGACTTACTTATTTCAG ATAATGGATAAAAGCAACTTTAAAATAGCAACTGATGAGGAGATTGAGGTTGCACAGTCCGGGCAGTATCTTCTAAATCTTCCCATCACAGTTGATGAATCTAAG CTTGAcaaaaaaattttgaagaaGTACTTTGCGGAGCATCCTGCGGAAAATCTGCCTGAATTTGCTGATAAG TATGTAATCTTCCGACGAGGAATTGGTATTGACAGGACAACTGATTACTTTTTCATGGAAAAAGTTGACATGCTGATTGCACGCTTGTGGGGTTGGCTTTTGAAAAAAACAAG GTTAGATGCATTGTTTAGGAGATCAAAGAGATCAAGGAGACGACAAAGAGAAGACCCAAAAAAAGATGATGAAATCATTGATGATACTGTGGATGAGGACTTATATGTTGAACGCATCCGTATCGAGAATCTGGAAATCAG TTTCCGTAAACTCCTTAGCAAGATTACAATTCAAGAACCAACTTTTGATAGGATAATTGTTGTTTACAG ACTAGCAAGTCCTAAAACAAAATCAGAACGAGGAATATATGTGAAGCATTTCAAGAACATTCCTATGGCTGACATGGAGATTGTCCTG CCGGAGAAAAAGAATCCAAGTCTCACTCCAATGGATTGGGTCAAATTCCTGGCTTCTGCTGTTGTTGGGCTG GTAGCAGTTGTGGGTTCAGTTGAATTGCCAAAAGCTGATCTTTGGGTCATGTTTGCTATTCTCTCCACTGTGATTGGATATATTGCAAAGACATACTTCAC ATTCCAACAAAACATGGCTACATATCAGAACCTCATTACACAGTCGATGTATGACAAACAACTAGACAGTGGAAGGGGCACTCTACTCCACTTGTGTGATGACGTGATTCAACAAGAA GTAAAGGAGGTTATAATCTCATTCTTCATATTGATGGAGCAGGGGAAAGCTACCTTGCAG GATCTTGACCTGCGCTGTGAAGAACTAATAAAAGAGGAATTTGGTGTAAGCTGCAACTTTGATGTAGATGATGCGGTTCAAAAGTTAGAGAAGTTGGGCATTATTACTCGG GATACAATTGGAAGGTACTTCTGTGTAGGTCTTAAGCGAGCTAATGAGATTATTGGGACTACTACAGAAGAGCTTGTCCTCAAAGCCAAACAGGGAACCATTGCTTCTTCTTAA
- the LOC116022305 gene encoding proline-rich receptor-like protein kinase PERK1 isoform X1 — protein sequence MSKTLAAIIGGAAGAATLVGVILLIICFFWLSLRGRISRTSETGSSDPSAQGDVGRSVGTELTLRGARCFQLEELSLATKDFSDRNLIGQGKFGEVYKGLLQDGMLVAIKKRPGSPTQEFIDEARYLSSIQHRNLVTLLGYCQENKQQILVYEYIPNGSVSIHLYGAAHVSRERLEFKHRLSIAIGAAKGLEHLHSLSPRLIHKDFKTGNVLVDENFIAKVADAGVRNFLGRFDVAGPSSSITADEIFLAPEVREFGRFSEKSDVYSFGVFLLELVSGQEATDLLCSSRDGNIVEWVENHQDSGSISSIIDKKLGNSFTAEGMEEFVELMVRCVEGSSERRAGMSYVVTELDRILEKEMSLTTMMGEGTPVVTLGSQLFRALK from the exons ATGTCAAAGACTCTTGCAGCAATTATAGGAGGTGCTGCAGGAGCCGCAACATTAGTGGGGGTCATTCTACTTATCATCTGCTTCTTCTGGCTTTCTCTTCGCGGGAGAATTTCCAGAACTTCTGAGACCGGATCTTCTGATCCATCTGCTCAGGGTGATG TTGGAAGATCAGTTGGAACTGAGTTGACCTTACGGGGTGCAAGATGCTTTCAATTGGAAGAACTATCTTTGGCAACCAAAGATTTTAGtgataggaatttaattggGCAAGGAAAATTTGGAGAGGTGTACAAAGGTTTGCTTCAGGATGGAATGCTTGTAGCAATTAAAAAGCGGCCAGGTTCCCCTACTCAAGAGTTCATTGATGAG GCTCGGTATCTCTCATCTATTCAACACCGGAATTTAGTCACTCTCTTGGGTTACTGCCAGGAAAACAAGCAACAGATACTTGTCTATGAGTACATACCGAATGGGAGTGTATCCATTCACTTGTATG GTGCTGCTCATGTTTCACGGGAGAGGCTTGAATTCAAGCATAGGCTTTCAATAGCTATAGGGGCAGCTAAAG GTTTGGAGCATCTTCACTCCCTAAGTCCTCGTTTAATTCATAAGGATTTCAAGACGGGGAATGTTCTTGTAGATGAAAACTTTATTGCTAAGGTGGCAGATGCAGGAGTTCGCAATTTTCTTGGAAGATTTGATGTTGCAGGCCCATCCTCTTCCATCACAGCTGATGAAATTTTCCTAGCACCAGA GGTAAGAGAGTTTGGGCGTTTCTCAGAGAAAAGTGATGTTTACAGTTTTGGAGTATTTCTTTTGGAGCTAGTAAGCGGCCAGGAAGCAACGGATTTACTGTGTTCGAGCAGAGATGGGAACATAGTTGAATGG GTGGAAAACCATCAAGATTCGGGCAGCATATCGAGCATCATTGATAAAAAATTGGGAAATAGCTTCACGGCAGAAGGCATGGAAGAATTTGTTGAGTTGATGGTTCGTTGTGTGGAGGGTTCAAGTGAAAGGCGAGCGGGGATGAGTTATGTGGTGACAGAATTGGATCGCAtacttgagaaagaaatgagcTTGACTACTATGATGGGGGAAGGAACCCCAGTTGTGACCCTTGGAAGCCAGCTTTTCAGGGCTTTAAAATAA
- the LOC116022305 gene encoding proline-rich receptor-like protein kinase PERK1 isoform X2: MSKTLAAIIGGAAGAATLVGVILLIICFFWLSLRGRISRTSETGSSDPSAQVGRSVGTELTLRGARCFQLEELSLATKDFSDRNLIGQGKFGEVYKGLLQDGMLVAIKKRPGSPTQEFIDEARYLSSIQHRNLVTLLGYCQENKQQILVYEYIPNGSVSIHLYGAAHVSRERLEFKHRLSIAIGAAKGLEHLHSLSPRLIHKDFKTGNVLVDENFIAKVADAGVRNFLGRFDVAGPSSSITADEIFLAPEVREFGRFSEKSDVYSFGVFLLELVSGQEATDLLCSSRDGNIVEWVENHQDSGSISSIIDKKLGNSFTAEGMEEFVELMVRCVEGSSERRAGMSYVVTELDRILEKEMSLTTMMGEGTPVVTLGSQLFRALK, encoded by the exons ATGTCAAAGACTCTTGCAGCAATTATAGGAGGTGCTGCAGGAGCCGCAACATTAGTGGGGGTCATTCTACTTATCATCTGCTTCTTCTGGCTTTCTCTTCGCGGGAGAATTTCCAGAACTTCTGAGACCGGATCTTCTGATCCATCTGCTCAGG TTGGAAGATCAGTTGGAACTGAGTTGACCTTACGGGGTGCAAGATGCTTTCAATTGGAAGAACTATCTTTGGCAACCAAAGATTTTAGtgataggaatttaattggGCAAGGAAAATTTGGAGAGGTGTACAAAGGTTTGCTTCAGGATGGAATGCTTGTAGCAATTAAAAAGCGGCCAGGTTCCCCTACTCAAGAGTTCATTGATGAG GCTCGGTATCTCTCATCTATTCAACACCGGAATTTAGTCACTCTCTTGGGTTACTGCCAGGAAAACAAGCAACAGATACTTGTCTATGAGTACATACCGAATGGGAGTGTATCCATTCACTTGTATG GTGCTGCTCATGTTTCACGGGAGAGGCTTGAATTCAAGCATAGGCTTTCAATAGCTATAGGGGCAGCTAAAG GTTTGGAGCATCTTCACTCCCTAAGTCCTCGTTTAATTCATAAGGATTTCAAGACGGGGAATGTTCTTGTAGATGAAAACTTTATTGCTAAGGTGGCAGATGCAGGAGTTCGCAATTTTCTTGGAAGATTTGATGTTGCAGGCCCATCCTCTTCCATCACAGCTGATGAAATTTTCCTAGCACCAGA GGTAAGAGAGTTTGGGCGTTTCTCAGAGAAAAGTGATGTTTACAGTTTTGGAGTATTTCTTTTGGAGCTAGTAAGCGGCCAGGAAGCAACGGATTTACTGTGTTCGAGCAGAGATGGGAACATAGTTGAATGG GTGGAAAACCATCAAGATTCGGGCAGCATATCGAGCATCATTGATAAAAAATTGGGAAATAGCTTCACGGCAGAAGGCATGGAAGAATTTGTTGAGTTGATGGTTCGTTGTGTGGAGGGTTCAAGTGAAAGGCGAGCGGGGATGAGTTATGTGGTGACAGAATTGGATCGCAtacttgagaaagaaatgagcTTGACTACTATGATGGGGGAAGGAACCCCAGTTGTGACCCTTGGAAGCCAGCTTTTCAGGGCTTTAAAATAA